The DNA sequence TGCACTTTCTCCGGAGCAGTTTGGTTCCGTTCTTTGAGAGTCTGACCAAGCTCCCGGGAAGTCATATCTTTAACATCATGCTGCAGGATAAATTTCTCCCGCTCATCTTCCGGAATCCCCAGAAGAAGGAGGGCCTGATAGTAGGTCAAATTCGTCAGCGCTGACGAATTTGAGTTCCCCCCGTCATCGACGGAAACGAACAGTTTATCTCCATATTCTTCAAAGAGCTGCATTAGTCTGTTGGCTGTGCGCTGGGAATAGCTCACCGATTCGATCAACCATTTTCCCCATTCTCCATGCGGAAGCAGGGCCTTGGCCTCCTTCAGGCGCTTGCCAACCTCAATGGCATTGGTAAGCATGATTTTACATGTCTGTTGTTTGATCCTATTAATCTCAGCCGCGATAACAAGCGGCGTACGTTCAGTGATTGGTTCATTCATTTTGATTCCCGCCTTTTTGGTAGCTTTAATTACAGCATACGTAGACGGGCTTCGGATGGTGAAGGCTTGAGTATAAACGCTAGCGAATGAATTTACATACCGAATAAATACCGAATAAATTTACCTTGTCAAATTATATATTCTATGATATCATTAGATTTTATGAAAGGTGGTGTGCATTTGAGCAAGAAACAAATTAATATAATTGAAGAAATTCTCGCTTCAGTTGGGCTTGAATCTTTAAAAGCTTCTGAGTCAAAGAATGTCCTCAAAAAAATCTCCTAAAAAGGGGCGTGATGAAAAATGATGCTAATTTCATATAGCCAAACCTTAAGTGAGTAAAAACGAGTTCCTGATTAAAAATTAGGAGCTCGTTTTTTATTATGTTACTCTGAAAGGAAAAAGGAAGGTTAGTTTGAGATAATTAAGGTACATATGTCTTTGGGAATTTGCTCACCTTATAAGGAAATCCACAAAAAATGCCGATT is a window from the Dehalobacter sp. DCA genome containing:
- a CDS encoding DUF3102 domain-containing protein; its protein translation is MNEPITERTPLVIAAEINRIKQQTCKIMLTNAIEVGKRLKEAKALLPHGEWGKWLIESVSYSQRTANRLMQLFEEYGDKLFVSVDDGGNSNSSALTNLTYYQALLLLGIPEDEREKFILQHDVKDMTSRELGQTLKERNQTAPEKVQAQVTPIPNNPQDIKIEYITVKKTDKPKSGPKTAVPSTFTTKYEEKCAACCKTIADTFYELLTALGQLARLDPAVKEKCNKDASRLAENMVERLKEWPPVIKTNMTTVETYATHERW